One genomic segment of Flavobacteriaceae bacterium includes these proteins:
- the thrC gene encoding threonine synthase: MHYYSLHNTSLRTSFKEAVINGIAPDKGLYFPESIAPLPEDFIQNISSFSNEEIAFEVIQPFVGDEIPADVLKTIIAKTISFDFPVVPVKNNIATLELFHGPTMAFKDVGAKFMAACLEYFNRDNPDKIIVLVATSGDTGGAVANGFLKVKGIQVVILYPKGRVSEIQEQQLTTQGHNITALEVAGTFDDCQHMVKTAFLDPEIKPVLTSANSINIARWLPQMFYFLFAYKQLQSKNKELVFSVPSGNFGNICAGLMAQQLGLPIKHFIAATNINDTIPLFLKTEKYTPKPSKATLSNAMDVGDPSNFVRILEIFENNIQSLKNTFSSFGFNDIQTKEALKELYGYKYIADPHGAVGYLGLQQYGLSTDETGVFLETAHPIKFLDTVEHTLAIKLDIPEKIQRLLEKEKQVINISSYKGLKEYLNNVE; this comes from the coding sequence ATGCACTATTATAGTTTACATAACACCTCTTTACGTACTTCTTTTAAAGAAGCCGTCATAAACGGTATAGCTCCTGACAAAGGATTGTATTTTCCAGAATCCATAGCCCCTCTACCGGAGGACTTTATTCAAAATATCAGCTCTTTTTCCAATGAAGAAATTGCTTTTGAAGTAATACAACCGTTTGTTGGAGATGAAATTCCTGCCGATGTTTTAAAAACTATTATTGCAAAAACCATCTCTTTTGATTTTCCGGTTGTTCCGGTAAAAAACAACATAGCCACATTGGAATTATTTCACGGCCCCACCATGGCTTTTAAAGATGTAGGTGCCAAATTTATGGCAGCGTGTTTGGAGTATTTTAATCGCGACAATCCGGATAAAATTATCGTACTGGTGGCCACTTCCGGAGATACGGGCGGGGCAGTTGCAAACGGTTTTTTAAAAGTAAAAGGCATACAGGTAGTTATTCTCTATCCCAAAGGCAGGGTAAGCGAGATTCAGGAGCAGCAGCTCACCACACAGGGGCATAATATCACTGCTCTGGAAGTAGCCGGTACTTTTGACGATTGCCAGCATATGGTAAAAACAGCTTTTTTAGACCCTGAAATCAAACCTGTATTAACTTCTGCCAACTCTATTAATATTGCACGTTGGCTTCCGCAGATGTTTTATTTTTTATTTGCTTATAAGCAATTGCAATCAAAAAATAAGGAACTCGTATTTTCGGTACCCAGCGGAAATTTTGGAAATATTTGTGCAGGCCTGATGGCACAACAACTGGGGCTTCCTATTAAACATTTTATTGCTGCTACTAATATCAATGATACAATTCCGCTATTCTTAAAAACAGAAAAATATACCCCAAAGCCTTCAAAAGCTACCTTGTCTAACGCCATGGATGTTGGAGATCCAAGTAATTTTGTACGGATTTTAGAAATTTTCGAAAACAATATACAGTCATTAAAAAATACGTTTTCTTCATTTGGTTTTAATGATATACAGACAAAAGAAGCACTGAAGGAGTTGTATGGTTACAAATACATAGCAGACCCTCACGGAGCCGTAGGCTATTTGGGACTGCAACAATATGGCTTGTCAACTGATGAAACGGGGGTGTTTTTAGAAACCGCACATCCTATAAAATTCTTAGATACCGTAGAGCATACATTAGCTATCAAGCTTGATATTCCTGAAAAAATTCAACGTCTGTTAGAAAAAGAAAAGCAAGTAATTAATATCAGTAGTTATAAGGGGTTAAAAGAATATTTAAATAATGTAGAATAA
- a CDS encoding homoserine kinase yields the protein MNEIKLFTPATVANVSCGFDVLGLCLDTVGDEMIIRKTVDKRVRITSVTGQENIPTNVRKNVAGIAALALLKESNTSFGFEIEIHKKIKPGSGIGSSAASAAGAVFGINKFLEQSFNTTDLVRFAMEGERLASGTAHADNVAPALFGGFTLVRGYDPLEVIKIPPPEHLFVTVIHPQIEIKTSAARAVLKPQVSLKKTVIQMGNFGGLIAGLYTQNYDLIGRSLHDEIAEPFRSVLIPSFDLLKTEVLKAGALGVGISGSGPSVFALSKGWETAYKVATSMEKVYKNTGIGFEIHISKINQQGIKILQTK from the coding sequence ATGAACGAAATTAAACTGTTTACTCCGGCAACCGTTGCAAATGTCTCTTGCGGATTTGATGTTTTGGGTTTATGCCTCGATACTGTTGGGGACGAGATGATTATCAGAAAAACAGTTGATAAGAGAGTACGCATTACATCTGTTACCGGACAAGAAAACATACCTACGAACGTTCGGAAAAACGTTGCCGGTATAGCCGCGTTAGCACTATTAAAAGAGAGTAATACCTCATTTGGTTTTGAAATTGAAATTCATAAAAAAATAAAACCCGGCAGTGGTATTGGCAGTAGTGCCGCAAGTGCTGCCGGTGCTGTTTTTGGCATCAATAAATTTTTAGAACAATCTTTTAATACTACGGATCTGGTGCGTTTTGCTATGGAAGGAGAACGGTTGGCAAGTGGCACTGCACATGCAGATAATGTAGCTCCGGCTCTTTTCGGTGGTTTTACATTGGTTCGCGGATACGATCCGTTGGAAGTCATTAAAATTCCGCCCCCGGAACACTTATTCGTAACGGTGATTCACCCTCAGATAGAAATAAAAACCTCAGCGGCAAGGGCTGTTTTAAAACCACAGGTCAGCTTAAAGAAAACCGTTATACAAATGGGAAATTTCGGAGGATTGATTGCCGGATTATATACTCAAAATTATGATTTGATCGGGCGTTCTTTACACGACGAAATTGCAGAGCCTTTCAGGTCGGTTTTAATTCCTTCTTTTGATCTTCTAAAAACCGAAGTGCTTAAAGCCGGTGCGTTAGGTGTCGGAATTTCGGGTTCCGGCCCTTCCGTTTTTGCATTAAGCAAAGGTTGGGAAACTGCATATAAAGTGGCAACGTCTATGGAAAAGGTATATAAAAATACCGGCATAGGTTTCGAAATTCACATCTCAAAAATAAATCAACAAGGAATTAAAATCCTCCAAACCAAATAA
- the thrA gene encoding bifunctional aspartate kinase/homoserine dehydrogenase I, producing the protein MKVLKFGGSSVANSENIEKVIAIMTHAAQKSRIAVVVSAFGKTTNMLIEAANMATHKNEDYKKLFAKIELNHLEVIQSLISKARQDVVPDHVKYYFDHLKTLLEGCFLLQELTPKTLAIISSYGELLSSYIISEAASEKGLSTVYQDSRELIIASDNFLNAEVDFSSTNPRVQVCFRQSEAAVILLPGFIASTPDGKTTTLGRGGSDFSAAIYAAAIGADELQIWTDVSGLYTSNPSIVKQAIPISHISYQEAMELSHFGAKVIYPPTIQPVLEKEIPIAIKNTFDPEHTGTLIMKEAKSTSIVKGISYIEDISLVTVQGSGMVGIPGFSKRLFEALSNQNINIILITQASSEHSICLGINEASTDIAKQCIDETFTYEIAQHKLDATIAEKNMTVIALVGDHMKSHQGLSGKMFSVLGKNNVNIRAIAQGASEKNISAVIHKNDAKKSLNVLHEAFFEEKIKQLHLFLCGVGNVGKHFLSQIQQQKKYLKKKLKLNIRVIGISNSTKMVFDENGIDLSNWEAQLRNGESTGVDVFLEKTKAYNLRNSVFIDNTASEAVSQAYEQYLRHNIGVVTCNKIACASSLENYKTLKSVSRKYNAPFLFETNVGAGLPIIDTLKNLVNSGDRIHKIKAVLSGSLNFIFNHFNADTTFHDIVVEAQKQGYTEPDPKIDLSGIDVARKILILARESRYELELDAVETDSFLPKECMATTNNESFYRSLKKHEAHFQKIYQEARNNSTRLKYVAEFNNGKARVGLQPITPEHPFYTLAGSDNIVLFFTDRYPENPMLIKGAGAGAAVTASGVFADVIRIGKV; encoded by the coding sequence ATGAAGGTATTAAAATTTGGAGGTTCGTCCGTAGCCAATTCGGAAAACATAGAAAAAGTTATAGCCATAATGACCCACGCTGCTCAAAAAAGTCGTATTGCAGTAGTTGTTTCTGCCTTTGGGAAAACTACCAATATGCTTATAGAAGCTGCAAATATGGCCACCCATAAAAATGAAGATTATAAAAAATTGTTTGCAAAAATTGAATTAAACCATTTAGAGGTTATTCAAAGCCTTATCTCAAAAGCACGTCAAGATGTGGTTCCAGACCATGTAAAATACTATTTTGATCATTTAAAAACCTTACTTGAAGGTTGTTTCCTATTACAGGAACTTACCCCAAAAACACTCGCTATTATCAGTAGCTACGGGGAACTATTATCTTCGTATATTATTTCCGAAGCGGCTTCGGAGAAAGGGTTATCAACTGTTTATCAGGATAGTAGAGAGCTTATTATTGCTTCGGATAATTTTTTAAATGCCGAAGTTGACTTCAGTAGTACAAATCCAAGAGTGCAAGTGTGTTTTCGACAATCCGAAGCTGCTGTTATTTTATTGCCCGGATTTATTGCGAGTACACCGGACGGAAAAACTACGACACTCGGACGCGGAGGATCGGATTTTTCCGCAGCCATATATGCAGCGGCCATTGGTGCGGATGAATTGCAAATATGGACAGATGTCAGTGGGCTATATACCTCAAATCCCAGTATCGTAAAACAAGCCATTCCTATTTCACATATTTCATATCAGGAAGCAATGGAGCTGTCTCATTTTGGAGCAAAAGTAATTTACCCTCCAACCATTCAGCCCGTACTGGAAAAAGAGATCCCTATTGCCATTAAAAATACTTTCGATCCGGAACATACAGGAACTCTTATTATGAAGGAGGCGAAAAGTACAAGTATTGTTAAAGGAATTAGTTATATTGAAGATATATCACTCGTTACTGTTCAGGGAAGTGGAATGGTAGGAATTCCGGGGTTTTCAAAACGATTATTTGAAGCATTATCAAATCAGAATATTAATATTATTTTAATTACACAGGCTTCTTCGGAACACTCTATTTGTTTGGGAATCAATGAAGCGTCTACAGACATTGCCAAACAATGTATCGATGAAACTTTTACCTATGAAATAGCTCAACACAAATTAGATGCTACCATTGCGGAAAAGAATATGACCGTCATTGCTTTGGTTGGCGATCATATGAAAAGCCACCAAGGGTTGAGTGGTAAGATGTTTAGCGTTTTGGGCAAAAACAATGTCAATATCAGAGCTATTGCACAAGGTGCTTCGGAAAAAAATATCTCCGCAGTGATCCATAAAAACGATGCCAAGAAATCTTTAAATGTATTGCACGAAGCATTTTTTGAAGAAAAAATAAAGCAGCTTCACCTGTTCCTCTGCGGTGTTGGCAATGTTGGAAAACATTTTTTATCTCAAATTCAACAACAGAAAAAATACCTTAAGAAAAAATTAAAACTCAACATTCGTGTCATCGGAATTTCTAATTCTACCAAAATGGTATTTGATGAAAATGGTATCGATCTCTCGAATTGGGAGGCACAATTACGTAACGGAGAATCTACAGGTGTTGATGTCTTTTTAGAAAAAACCAAAGCATATAACTTAAGAAACAGTGTTTTTATTGACAATACTGCCAGTGAAGCCGTATCTCAGGCCTATGAACAATATTTACGCCATAACATCGGTGTTGTAACCTGCAATAAAATTGCCTGTGCTTCCTCGTTGGAAAACTATAAAACATTAAAAAGTGTTTCCCGAAAATACAATGCTCCGTTTTTGTTTGAGACCAATGTAGGAGCCGGATTACCAATTATTGATACCTTAAAGAATTTAGTCAATTCCGGCGATCGTATTCACAAAATTAAAGCTGTGTTGTCCGGGAGTTTAAATTTTATTTTTAATCATTTTAACGCGGATACTACATTTCATGACATCGTTGTTGAGGCTCAAAAACAAGGGTATACGGAGCCTGATCCGAAGATTGATTTAAGCGGTATAGATGTAGCCCGAAAGATTTTAATTTTAGCGAGAGAAAGTAGGTATGAGCTGGAATTAGATGCTGTTGAAACGGATAGTTTCCTCCCGAAAGAGTGTATGGCAACTACCAACAATGAAAGTTTTTATAGATCTTTGAAAAAACACGAAGCTCATTTTCAAAAAATCTATCAGGAAGCTCGTAATAATAGCACCCGGTTAAAATACGTTGCCGAGTTTAATAATGGAAAAGCAAGAGTAGGTTTGCAACCTATCACACCGGAGCATCCTTTTTATACCTTGGCAGGAAGTGATAATATTGTTTTATTTTTTACAGATCGATATCCGGAAAACCCCATGTTGATTAAAGGTGCCGGGGCCGGTGCTGCGGTAACTGCTTCCGGGGTTTTTGCCGATGTGATCAGAATCGGAAAAGTATAA